The Roseiconus lacunae genomic sequence ACGGATGGTTGTAGCTGATCAAGAACGTCGGCGGCGAATCGAAACCGTCGACCAACAAGCCGCATTCGTAATTCAGGCTTGGGTTCACCGGACCGCGAACATCGGTCATGCCCTTCTCTGTTAACCAGCGACACGCTTCGTCGAGCAATGCCTTGGCAACCGCTTCGTCGTCAACGCACTCAAAGAATCCGAAGAAGCCACGTTTTTCATTGTGGTAGCGATTGTGGGCATGATTGACGATCGCGAGAACTCGTCCGCAAACCTTACCGTCTTTGGTCGCCAAAAACGCTTGGCATTCGGCGTTGTTGTAAAAAGGATGCTTGCCCGCGAAGGCGCACAGTTGTTTGCGTTCGCCCCATAGCGGCGTCACCCAGTGAGGGTCGTCTCGGTACAATTCCTTCTCAAGCCGCAGGAATGCTCTTTGGTCGCTTCGACTTTCCACTCGGTGGCATTGAATCATTTGGCTCATGGAAATAAGTCGTGAGTGGTGGGGAGTAAAAAAGACAAACCGCACTCTGATGCGAAGGATGAAGGCAAAAAAAAACGTCGCACGGAAATTAAATTCCATGCGACGTTCTTAGTGACCCCTACGGGACTCGAACCCGTGTTACCGCCGTGAAAGGGCGATGTCCTAGACCGCTAGACGAAGGGGCCGGGATGGTGTCAGTTTCGCTGAGAAGCAGTGGCTGACGCCAGTGAGCGGAGTTGTACCGAAGACCACTAAGGACCGTCAAGGGTTCAGAGAAAAACCTGACGAAATTCTAGAGACGCACCCTCCGCAGTGGTGCAACGTCACAGCCCGATCCCGTGATAATGAATTCCAATCGAGTTGAATTCACGTCGGCCGATGCTTAACGCCTGTCTTCTGGTGTTATGCATCGACCGGAGCGTCGCCGGACTCCAGCGATTTTTTGATCGCATCGTAGACTTCGCGGCGGTGCACTGGCACTTCGCGTGGAGCTTCCACCCCGAGGCGAACTTTGTCACCACGGATTTCGACAACAACGATCTTGATGTCGTTGTTGATGACGATACTTTCGTTCTTCTTTCGAGATAAAACCAACATGTTTCAGTCCTTTCGTTAACCGGCCTGAGATTTCTTTATTGGATGCCTACGGTGCGAGTCAGATCGTCCGACGGGAGGGTCACACGGTTCGGGTCGCTGTAGGCCGGTTCAATGTGGGGCTCGTTTGGGAGGTAGAGCCTCCACTCCTACCAACAAACTCTAAAACAAAATTTGTGGCGGTCAAGGAATTCCGACTTGACAAAACTGCTTTTCTAACCTTTTCGCCACCGAATTGTTGCCTTCAACCGTTAAAGTTTCTCAGTTGGGGGGCATTCTGTACAGTTTGGTGACCGTTCACCTCGGGGCTAGACGTTGCAATCAGAACCAAAAATCGCCCCGGTATTTGGCGTCGGACTTCCAACCGGATCGCGTCATCACAGTGTTTTCGATGACGGTTTTCGCCGCGGGGTCTCAACAGATCGAGCGAGCGTATCAAACTCACCCGGTCGACGAACGATACCTAATGCTAATTAGTTTCATTGAATACTACGGGTGCGAGTCTTCATTCTTCATCCGTTGGCCGTCTGTCCCGGTTATCGCAGGGAACCCGGTTTCCCAAGGAGCCGTGGCTAAGGCCATTCGGCAAATGCTGGGCGGGAACCGTGGCTAACGTCAATCGGCTAATGCTGGTCGGGAACCGTGGCGACTAAGGTTGTTCAAAGTTTTAACGTCACGCTATGCAATTGTCCGCGTTCGTCAAGTGCGGGAAATCTTCGGACCGGTTTGGTTTCTCGGGTAAGCCTGATTGTGAAGCAGGTAGCATAACCTCGATCCACATCGGCGCAAAAAAAACGCGGCGGGGCCTTTTGAGGTCCCGCCGCGTCTGGCGTTTCTATTCTTCCAACGATTCGCTAACGATTCGATTGATAACCTGTTTGGGCGAATTCTTCTTCCTCTTGGATGATGATCCGCGGCGTGACCATCAGCATCAAGCTGGTGGCGTCACGTCCAACCGCGACGTTGCGGAACAGTCGGCTGAGGTAAGGAATTTTGCTCAGGACCGGAACGCCACGTTCGGCGCGACCTTCACTCAATCGCTTGATCCCACCGAGTAGGATCGTACCGCCATCGGGGACACTGACGGTCGTGCTGACCGAGGTGAACGCGAAGGTCGGCAATTGAACCGTGGTACCGGTGATGATGTCTTCGGTCTCGTCGGTGTCGACCGCATCATCATCATCGACCACACCGTCACCGTTGGTGTCTTCTTGGTCGGTGCTGCTGCTGCGGGTCGTTCGAGAACCTTCGAAGGTGAAGGTGTCGACGTCACCGATTTGGCTGAAGAACGGTACCAAAGTCATACGGACGAATCGTTTGTCGTCACTGACAATCCCTTGAACGTTCAGCTGCGTACCTTCGTTAAGCACCACGATCACGGGTTGTTGAGCGACGGCGAAGTCACCGACGACCGGTGTGATACTGGTCACGAAGGGGCGTTGCGATTGGTCATTGATCGAAGCGATCTGACCGTCGAACAAGGTCACCTTCGGAGCCTGCATGACGTTCGTTCGTTCGTCACCTTGCGCGGCTTGCAAGAAGAAGAACGCTTCGATGTCTGACAGGATAGCGAATCCGAGCGTGGACAATGATCCTGGGTCGGGAGCACCGAAGGCCGGTGTCACCGATAAGGAGTTGTCCAGTCGAATGTCAAAGTCACTCGTCGGCACACCCAAGCCGGTCAAGCCAACGGTCACACTTGGGCCTTCGTCGTCGCTTGGTAGGTTGGTCACGTTGTCATCGAACTGGACGTCAAAGTCGACGCCGATTTGCTCGAAGAACGTGTCCGACAAAGTGATGAAGCGAACTTCGATCGTGATCTGCAAGTTCTGCAGCGATCGCAGCGATTCGATCAAGTCGACGATCTGGTCATGAACATCACTGGTCGTGCTAACGATCAGACTGAGGTTCTGTTGATAGGGAGCCATCGTGCTGTTACCGCCCAAGGCTTCCCATGTGTCGGGCTGAACCGTCGTTTGAATCAGTTGGATCAACGAATCAAAGTCGGCGAACGCACCACCACCGGCGGCACCGGGAGGATTCTGAGGGCCGAAGCCACCTTGCGATCCCATTGGGCTGTACTGACCGAGCACGCTGGGCGACATCTTCGATGGGCTCATCATGTTCGCTTGGCGGGTGGCCAAGTCGGTCATCGAGACCGGCATCATCTGGACGTCCAGACGTGGGTTGGTCATTTGGTAGGCGGCCCGCAGGGCACCGGCCAAACCGTCGTCATGACTGGAAACAAAGTTCGGAATCGGGGTCACCAAGTCGGCGACTTTGTAGACCCGCGTGACCACATTGGCACGCTTGGCGTCCGCACTGGTGATCTGCAGAACTTCGTTGTTGATCTCGTACGCCAAGTCCAGATCTTGCAGGATCAGATTTAGGGCACTTTTCAGTTCGATCGGGTCTTTCAGTTCCAGCGTCACCGAGGTGTCTTCTTGGACGTTGACGGCCGCCAAGGCGCGACGGTTCAGAACCATCGGGATGCCGGTGACGTCCGACAGGTCCGCGATCACTTCGCCCAACGGACGATTGCGATACTGGACGTTGACTCGCGTCGTCAGCTTTGCCTTGAGCTGTTGCTCTTGGACGGTGCCGAATAGAGAGCTCGAATCTTGGGTGCGTCGGATCGAAAGTTCATGCCAGGATTGTGGATCACGGTTGAACGACATCGGTTGATCGGGATCGTAACCGGCAAATTCTGATGCCGAACGCTCGACTTCCATTAAACCGCCTTGGAAGACTTCTTCCTTGCCGGCTTGGATGTCTCGCATCATTTGATCACGTGACGCGAACCGGCTCTTAAGGAACATGTTCGTCGCGATGGTTGATCCGGGCTTCAGTTCGCCGACTTGTTTGGCGACGACTTCGGCTTCGGCAAAACGCTGATCACGGACCAGTTCGTTGAACGTTTCCACCAAGCTGGAAATCTCTTCGTCGATGCGAATTTCACGAGCGGCTTCGTTCGCCATCTCGGTCCGGACCGCTTCGTTTTGAAGTTCAAGTTCGATTTCCGAACGATTGGTTTCGACGTATTGCTTTTGCTTTTCAAGTTCACGATCGACCATACGGACGAGCGCGGCCTTGTTGGCTTCGGGGACGTTCGAGCCGTCGACGCGCCGTCGCAAGCGATTCAAGCTGTCGAGTGCGTCAAGCGGAGCCGATTCTTTCATCTCGGCGGTCTTGGCGAGTTCGGCAGTGATCTCGCGATACAGTCGCTGCGTCAGTTCTTTGGTTTCCAAGTCGACGCGTTCGATCGCCGTCATCTGGGCTTTCTCGGCGGCGGTCGGCAAACGCTTCGGCTGCAATAATGTCAGCTTGTCTTTAAGCGCGTTGCGTGTCGCTAGGTCGAGTTGGCTTTCGTACTTCCAAGCTTCGACAAAGTACTTGCGAGCGGTTTCTTGATCACCGGCTTGCAAGGCGTTCAGGCCCGCTTGGTAGTCGGCTTGCGGGTCGGCCGCGTTTCCCTGAGGAAGGGGAGCACCGAGTGCTTGAACTTGCTGAACAGCACCGCCTCCGGCCGGAGCGCCGGCTTGGCCTTCGAACAGCATTTGTTTGATGAAACCGGCTTCGTCGCTATCGATCCCACCGGCACCACCGGCGAGGGCGATTTGAGGGTTCAGCGTTCCGGCTCGCTTGGCCGCCGATTCTGCATCCAAGACGAATTCCCACACCCGTGGCTCGCCTGGGGCGAAGGCAGATTCGGGAACGTTCAATTGTTGGGCTTGTCGGGCGAACGTCAGTGCACCTGCCGTGTCTCCACGGTCAAGTGCCAAACGGCCTTGTGCGATCAAACGCAACGCTTCGCCTTTCGCAGTGGCCGGGTTGCCGGCAACCGCAGCTTTGGGCATTGGCAGCGGCTGCACCGCACCGGCTGGCGGGGCGGGCATGCTTAGCAGCCCGGCATCGATACCGGCGATTTGTAGGTCGACGCGAAGCCGAGCGACGTCGGACTTCAGATTCGGATCGACGTTCGCGGCCGACAAGGCGGCGCGATAAAGTTGGACGGCCGATTCGAATTGCTTGGCATCGAGTGCCGCGCGGGCTTGGCTGACAATCGCCTTGCCGTTTTGAACACCGACGGCCGCCGGTGGATGGTTGGGCGCCGAGGCGATCGCCCCTTGCGCGTAAGAAGGAACGGCACTCGTTGCCGCGCCTGAATTTTCTTTGGATGGCAGGTTCAATCCCGGCATCGATAGCTGTGCAGAGACGGTGGACGTCCCTACAAGGCACGCCATCACGGCGGCACCCCAACTCTTGGGGCCAAAAAGTCTTTCGTGGCGTTTCAACGCGACACTCCTTCTTCGCGGTGAGACTTTGTGAATACAAACGTGCTCTCGCCTACGTGCACGAGATCACGACGTCAAACTAGCCCCACGGCACGTCGGTCCAACCGCATCGGACTGACATGGCGCGTGCGTTTCACAACGGCTGAATCCGGAACGACCGCAAAACCATTCCGCCTTCATGCCTGTGAAATGGCTCCGACGCTCGCCGCGATTTTGGGCGGAAGTGCCGGGAGCTAATAGACACGGAAGCGGGGATACGGTCTTTTCAAACCCGGCGTCAAGCTCGTTTGAGCCCGGTTTTTAGCTTTTTTTTGAATTGAAGCACCCGTCGGCAGAGGGCAGCAGGGACTTCAATGAATCTCAAAAGAAGTTGACAAAAGTTCTGTCAATCTGGGGTGTCCAGGTAAGGATCTTGCCCGATTTCACGCTGCATCTTCTTGCGTTCTTTCTCATGATGTAGCAACACCATTCGATCGCGGAAATGCTTCTTTTCGACTTTGCGTTGTGCCTTGCGAAATAACTTGGCATATGAGTCGACCGAGCCTTCCAGGTTTTCGCCGCGTGATTTCAATCGTTCGGCCTTATCCGGGCCAAGGCCGCCTTTGAGGATGTCGTCGTCGAGCGAAAGGTATTGACGATAGGACCCCGGATCGCCTTGACGACCACAACGACCGATCAGTTGGCGGTCAATCCGTGCCGCGTCGTGAAGCTCGGTACAAATGACATGCATCCCGCCCAGGGCGACGATGTCATCGGAAAGTTTGATATCCGTCCCACGTCCGGCCATGTTGGTTGCCACCGTGACTCGTCCTAGCCCACCGGCTTCGGAAACGATTTCGGCTTCGCGTTCGACGTTGTTCGCATTGAGCACTTCGTGTTCGATCCCGATTTCGTCTAACATCCGCGACAGGATTTCGCTCTTGTCGATCGAACGCGTTCCGATCAGGATCGGTCGCCCGGTGGCATGGATCTCCTTGACCTCGTCGACGATCGCGCGGAACTTCGTTAGCAGAGCACCGAAGACGCGGTCGGAGAGTTGTTTCCGTTGTGGCGGCCGGTTCGTTGGAACACGTAGCACCGGCGTCCGATAGATCCGGCGCAATTCCCCGGCGCTCGTCGCCGCCGTCCCGGTCATGCCGGCCAAGTGGTTGTAGCGTAGGAACAAGTCTTGGACGGTGATCCGGGCGGCTTGCCCTGTTGGCACGCTGATATCCAAGCCTTCTTTTGCCTCGATCGCTTGGTGAATCCCATCACGCCACTTCCGTCCCTCTGCCAATCGGCCCGTAAACTCGTCCACGATGACGATCTCGTCCTCACCTTTGTCGCCGGGACGAACCACGTATTGTCGATCGAGCAAGAATTCACGATGGACTTTGACCGCCCGTTCGGTGTACTCGTACAAGTCGACCAGGCCCATCGTCCGGACCAAGTCGCTTTTGGGGAGCGAGCGAACCTTCTGTCGACCACGAGCGGTGAGTTCGTATTGTTTGGTGTCGTCATCGATCGTGAAGTGATCATCGAGTTCGTACTCGGACGCATGCTTGGACGCCCAACGGTACGTTTCGACGATTTGGTCGCGGACCGTGTCTTCGATACTTCCGATGATCAGTGGTGTCCGGGCTTCGTCGATCAGAATGCTGTCCGCTTCGTCGACCAGACAAAAATGCATGCCTCGCATCACCGGTTTGTCGCCCGAATCGGTAAATCCGCCGCCACCGTCGCCCAGCATTTCAGTTTGAATCCGGTTTTGTGCTCGCAACAATAAACGGTCACGAAGGAAGTCAAAGCCGAATTCTTTGGCCGTCCCGTACGTGATCGCAGACGAATAAGACTTGCGGCGTGACCCTTGATCATCGGGGGTTTGAATGATTCCGACACTGACGCCTAGCATGTGAAAGATCGGCATCATCCACTCGGCGTCACGTTTCGCCAAATAGTCGTTGACGGTCGCCAAGTGGGCACCTTTGCCGACCAACGAGTGGATATAAAGGGGCAGCGTCGCCGTCAGTGTTTTGCCTTCCCCGGTCTGCATCTCGGCAATGCTGCCCTCGAACAGCGAGATCCCGCCGATCATTTGAACGTCGTAGTGACGCATCCCAAGTGCTCGCCGGCCTGCTTCGCGGACTAGGGCGTAGCCTTCCGGTAACAGCTTGGCCAACTTTTCGCCTGCCATCGCCCGGTAGCGTAAGGCGAGCGAACGCTTCTTCAACTCGCTATCGGAATCTTGTTGTAACGTCGACTCCCAGCCACCAATTTCTTCGAGCACCCGCATCCAGCGCAGCATCTTCGGGGTCTTAAAACCCGAAAAGAGCGAGACCGACTTGGCCCCCGTTTGGAAGCGTTCGGGGGCGATCGTGGCGGTCACGCCCGCAGGTGGTTCATCACCCGCGGCGAGCGCCGTCGGCTCAGTGCCCGCGGCGAGCGCCGTCGGCTCAAGTTGGGGTGTTGGCGGAGCGCTGTCTTGCGAGTCGTTGGCGCTAGCCGCGGGCGCAGGACCAGCCTCGGGCATCGGCACCGGTGGATCGGCCGGATGATCACCCGTTGCCGCTGAGGTCGATTCAGATGGATCAATTTCTGGCTTGCGCTCTTGCGAACCGGGCACGTCGGTTTTCGACGCTTCGTTCTCAGGTCGGCTTGCGTTGGACATCGGCGATCCGGTAGATGCAGTCGGCGCGGTCGCATCTGGCGAGGCGTCCGCGTGGGTTTGCGAGTTGTCTTGTTGGGTCATTCCACTTCTTTGAAGGGCCGATTTTGCAAAAACTTTTACGCCAATCACACCTGTCGGTCAGGGGCCGGTCCGTCATTGTACTGCCCGATAGGACCATTTCCTGTGAAGATGCGCAGCCGTGGAAGTCTGTGCTGTCAAGACAGGTTATCTAGGTTGACTGTGCCGCTCCTGAGGGAGGTTCTCGATATGACGGCCCATTGCGTCGATCGACTTATACCAGTCATTCCAGTATTCCCGGACTGCGCGAGACTTCAAAAATGAAAAGAAACATTCGAGGCATGACCCTGGCGGCAATGTTGCTGTCTGCCTCCGCAAGTGTTCATGCCGGCGACCAAGAGTATGCCGATGCGGAACAAGCTTCACAAGCGTTTGTTGGTGATCTAGGCGTTCAGCAAGTCGCACACAATTCAACACACGTCGGTAATCTATCGAGCTATTCACCGGTCACCGTCGGAGATATGCAGCTCGGGTCGACGGTCAGCCAAGCCGGTTGCACCTCGTGCGATTCGTTTAGCTGTGATGGCGGTTGCGATTCGTCTTGCGACAGTCGATTCGGCAGCGGCAAGCGATTCGGGCGATTGTTGAATCTGTGCGACAAGGATGGCTGGATCCGTGCCGAAGGCATGATCATGTTCATGGAAGCACGGACGGCCCCGGCGTTGGTCACCACCGCCGATCCGACTCAGTTTCCCGTGCTGCCCGATCCGAATAACGGTGCGGGTTCCGGCGCGACGACCCAAGTCGTATTCGGCGAAGAGCTTGACGGTGGCGTTTCCGGTGGGACGCGCTTTGACGTCGGTCGCTACTTGTCGGATAACTTCGGCATTGGTGGTCGCTTCATGTGGCTCAGCGAAAACGGTGACGACTTTTCGGCAAGCGGCAACGGAACCGGTGATTCGATCGGACGTCCGTTTTTCCAGATTCCTCTGGCAGCCCCCGGAACGGCTTCGGAAAGTGCTCTGATCGTCAATCAGTTCAGCACCAACCCCGGGATCAACAGCCAACGCGGTACCGTCAACGCGAGTTTCAGTACCGATCTGCTTTCTGCAGAGGCGT encodes the following:
- the csrA gene encoding carbon storage regulator CsrA, which codes for MLVLSRKKNESIVINNDIKIVVVEIRGDKVRLGVEAPREVPVHRREVYDAIKKSLESGDAPVDA
- a CDS encoding preprotein translocase subunit SecA; its protein translation is MTQQDNSQTHADASPDATAPTASTGSPMSNASRPENEASKTDVPGSQERKPEIDPSESTSAATGDHPADPPVPMPEAGPAPAASANDSQDSAPPTPQLEPTALAAGTEPTALAAGDEPPAGVTATIAPERFQTGAKSVSLFSGFKTPKMLRWMRVLEEIGGWESTLQQDSDSELKKRSLALRYRAMAGEKLAKLLPEGYALVREAGRRALGMRHYDVQMIGGISLFEGSIAEMQTGEGKTLTATLPLYIHSLVGKGAHLATVNDYLAKRDAEWMMPIFHMLGVSVGIIQTPDDQGSRRKSYSSAITYGTAKEFGFDFLRDRLLLRAQNRIQTEMLGDGGGGFTDSGDKPVMRGMHFCLVDEADSILIDEARTPLIIGSIEDTVRDQIVETYRWASKHASEYELDDHFTIDDDTKQYELTARGRQKVRSLPKSDLVRTMGLVDLYEYTERAVKVHREFLLDRQYVVRPGDKGEDEIVIVDEFTGRLAEGRKWRDGIHQAIEAKEGLDISVPTGQAARITVQDLFLRYNHLAGMTGTAATSAGELRRIYRTPVLRVPTNRPPQRKQLSDRVFGALLTKFRAIVDEVKEIHATGRPILIGTRSIDKSEILSRMLDEIGIEHEVLNANNVEREAEIVSEAGGLGRVTVATNMAGRGTDIKLSDDIVALGGMHVICTELHDAARIDRQLIGRCGRQGDPGSYRQYLSLDDDILKGGLGPDKAERLKSRGENLEGSVDSYAKLFRKAQRKVEKKHFRDRMVLLHHEKERKKMQREIGQDPYLDTPD
- a CDS encoding BBP7 family outer membrane beta-barrel protein; its protein translation is MKRNIRGMTLAAMLLSASASVHAGDQEYADAEQASQAFVGDLGVQQVAHNSTHVGNLSSYSPVTVGDMQLGSTVSQAGCTSCDSFSCDGGCDSSCDSRFGSGKRFGRLLNLCDKDGWIRAEGMIMFMEARTAPALVTTADPTQFPVLPDPNNGAGSGATTQVVFGEELDGGVSGGTRFDVGRYLSDNFGIGGRFMWLSENGDDFSASGNGTGDSIGRPFFQIPLAAPGTASESALIVNQFSTNPGINSQRGTVNASFSTDLLSAEAYARMMYCKNKSSRVELIGGYSFFRVDDNVSISSRTTDVVTNTFLADYSDFDTQNEFHGGQIGYESLVSRGAWTVRMLTKVHMGNMSRTVTNYARTDVGVDTTITNTYNSSLLVDENQGTEEESDFTFIPELNLTLGYRFRDHVSFTVGYNFLYFDKVALAGEQINRNVDGTDGPRNIDPADFDFDIVDGSLWVQGISLGTTIDY